From a single Capsicum annuum cultivar UCD-10X-F1 chromosome 12, UCD10Xv1.1, whole genome shotgun sequence genomic region:
- the LOC124889601 gene encoding uncharacterized protein LOC124889601: MTVKPASEYHYSIYEYGRIYVVDLDANKCNCCRFQIDEIPCLHAIAVLKSKHITKFCPWCFDYYKSAILVKTYEVPVVPMPDKKDWHVLKCVEEEKSIPPKYKRPPGRPKKE, from the exons ATGACG gtCAAGCCTGCATCAGAGTATCATTATTCAATTTATGAATATGGAAGAATATATGTTGTGGACTTGGATGCTAACAAATGTAACTGTTGTAGATTTCAGATTGATGAAATTCCATGTCTACACGCGATTGCAGTGTTGAAGAGTAAACATATTACGAAGTTTTGTCCGTGGTGCTTTGATTACTATAAGTCTGCGATATTAGTGAAGACATATGAAGTTCCAGTAGTACCTATGCCAGATAAGAAGGATTGGCATGTGCTTAAATGTGTCGAAGAAGAAAAAAGCATACCACCCAAATACAAAAGACCACCTGGTAGGCCGAAAAAAGAGTAG
- the LOC124889600 gene encoding uncharacterized protein LOC124889600 — MYPLCITTSDKSNKDLEFDSETGAIMRIEGTGLDTATLAVVESNNQYYLYVPEIKTTKFITDCQNTEVKKKQLYKDKKTLKAVMEKYALDQSFNIRALRSDKKSWYMKASSLLDYDLFQVWKFNDENTCSMSDRVLKQLQATINFVSNFTKSKLVNYKRKHTPADIIEEMKVVYRFDINYMKAWRAKERAIEILRGGAADGYRQMPRYIYILNFVYPGSHIRMHKAVDNKFKYLFIALQPMIHSFKHCGPVFVVDGAHLSGLYQETFLCASTLDGAGCILPIAYGVVDSKNDSAWT, encoded by the exons ATGTATCCGTTATGCATTACAACAAGCGATAAATCAAATAAAGATCTAGAATTTGATTCTGAAACTGGTGCGATAATGCGCATCGAAGGAACAGGATTAGATACAGCTACACTTGCTGTTGTTGAGTCGAATAATCAATACTATTTGTATGTACCAgaaattaaaacaacaaaattcatCACTGATTGTCAAAATACTGAAGTTAAAAAGAAGCAGTTGTATAAGGATAAGAAAACTCTGAAAGCTGTAATGGAAAAGTATGCGTTAGATCAAAGTTTTAATATCCGAGCATTAAGATCTGAtaaaaaaag TTGGTACATGAAAGCATCTTCCCTTTTGGATTATGATCTTTTTCAAGTTTGGAAATTCAATGATGAAAATACGTGTTCAATGAGTGATAGGGTGTTAAAACAGCTACAGGCTACAATTAACTTTGTTAGTAATTTTACAAAGTCAAAGTTAGTAAACTACAAGAGGAAGCACACTCCAGCAGATAttattgaagaaatgaaagttGTGTATCGTTTTGACATCAATTACATGAAAGCTTGGCGTGCGAAGGAGCGTGCTATAGAAATTCTTAGGGGTGGAGCTGCTGACGGATATAGACAAATGCCAAGATACATCTACATACTAAACTTTGTGTATCCCGGATCACACATCAGGATGCATAAGGCTGTAGataataaattcaaatatttgtttATAGCTTTACAACCAATGATCCATAGTTTCAAGCATTGTGGGCCAGTTTTTGTGGTAGACGGTGCTCATTTGAGTGGACTGTACCAAGAGACTTTTCTTTGTGCTAGCACTCTTGATGGTGCAG gttgCATATTACCAATTGCTTATGGTGTTGTTGACTCGAAAAATGATTCCGCTTGGACATGA